A genome region from Myxocyprinus asiaticus isolate MX2 ecotype Aquarium Trade chromosome 12, UBuf_Myxa_2, whole genome shotgun sequence includes the following:
- the LOC127449653 gene encoding uncharacterized protein LOC127449653, whose amino-acid sequence MRQAVLDEIRPTLVIHVLVHGTTMKEAGQRVQPNLSHFTVASIIRTFREENRTQRQPPGGGRLRLLSEEQERELRIFEIEGQPVPHEIIFFDEAGFNLTKRRRGRKMIGHRTIVNVLGQRGGNVTICTAISQRGVLHRHAILGPYNTMLLLGFPDGLRECVFQLNQREPAQPEQPRYIVVWDNVSFHRAALVRDWFTNNPRFSNIFLPAYSPFLNPIEEFYLRNGGGKCMTENLTSVFTPPGHGRSLPRHFS is encoded by the exons ATGAGACAAGCAGTCTTGGATGAAATTCGTCCCACTCTAGTTATCCATGTCCTTGTCCATGGTACGACTATGAAGGAGGCTGGGCAACGAGTACAGCCAAACTTGAGTCACTTCACCGTCGCCTCGATCATAAGAACCTTCAGGGAGGAAAACAG GACACAGAGACAACCACCTGGTGGAGGCAGGCTAAGGCTTTTGTCGGAGGAGCAAGAGAGGGAGCTG AGAATATTTGAGATTGAAGGCCAGCCTGTTCCCCATGAGATTATCTTTTTTGATGAGGCTGGATTTAACTTGACCAAAAGGAGAAGGGGGAGGAAAATGATTGGCCATCGGACTATTGTGAATGTCCTGGGCCAGCGAGGAGGGAACGTCACTATATGCACGGCCATCAGCCAACGAGGGGTACTCCACCGCCATGCCATTCTTGGACCCTATAACACTATGCTCCTCCTTGGTTTCCCTGATGGTCTAAGAGAGTGTGTGTTCCAGCTTAACCAGAGGGAGCCAGCACAACCAGAGCAGCCTCGCTACATTGTTGTTTGGGATAACGTCAGCTTCCATCGCGCTGCTCTGGTTCGTGACTGGTTTACCAATAACCCAAGGTTTTCCAACATCTTTCTGCCTGCATACTCTCCCTTTCTAAACCCGATAGAGGAGTTTTATTTGCGGAATGGCGGTGGAAAGTGTATGACCGAAAACCTCACATCCGTGTTCACTCCTCCAGGCCATGGAAGAAGCCTGCCTAGACATTTCAGTTGA